The window acccatgtgggagacccagaggaagctcctgcctcctggctttggactggcccagccatgTGGTCATTTTCggagtgaaccagttaatggaaCAGATCTCTCTCGTTCTTgctacctccctctctctgctttcaaattaaaaaaaaaaaaaacttaaaaaaatatcctTCTACCATCCTCACTTTTTAGTCATTCCTATATCTATTGCAATGACTGAACCTATTGAGGAAACCCATGgaactctctttctggtcagttTCTCACAGCCACAACCCAGGTCATTAATAGGCAAAGTAAATCAAGAGGAGGCTAAGTTTATCAATGCTGCCTCTTAGGAAAATATTCCTATTTATCCTACACGTCATTCCCAGTAGAACTGCCAAACAACTGTCATTTTTGGTACACAGAGTCACTTCCAACAGTGAAAACCTGTTCCCACTCCAGGTCAAAATGGCTAGCTCTCCATGAATTCCCTTCTCCTGTGCTGTGGGCTGGTGAGCACTTTGGGAAGCTTAATGAGGTTGAGTTTCTGATCAGGGTTCAGCATTTGTAAGACACGGCAGTCCAATCTGCCAGATCAAACTATAGGAAAGCACCCTGATTAGTAGCAGCAACCAGTGCTAACATAATTCACCATTCCTGACAAATGCGGCCTGTTCCAGACAACAGGGAATGGAACTACAGTTCTCAAGCCCATCACAAGACTAGCAAATTCTGAAAACTTATTGTACATCACTGTAAGTGGGCACATTTGGTGAAGAGGTTTGTTTCAATTAGCAAATTTCCTGAGGAAAaccatggaaaaacaaaataaagtttctttgcttatttaaaataaaatcatcccCATGCTGCTCCATTCATCCCAAACCAAGACAGGTCTGATGTCTCCTACTTCACATTTCTTCTCCGTATTCCAAATTGTATTTTAGGTGATAAGAAGAAAGAAACGGCTTTACAAATTACTGGTCTGGAATATACAGCAGAGTAATAAGAATATCAAAACAGGCGAGacataaagaaaagaaactgaataTTCAGTGTATCAGTAGCTGCACATGCAGTGTCTGATCACATGAAAGCATCAGGGGCTTCCAGACACACAGGTGGGAGAGCTGCCATCTCCTCTCAGTGGTGGGTGCAAGTCCAGCATTGGTTAAGGCGAGCAGCCTCACGTAACAAATGCAGCCACACAGTACTACCACTGCCTGATATTCCGCACCCTCACTGCCCTCTGCCCTTTCCAACATGGAAGGCCTCGGCACCGGCATGGTGCAAACTTCTGCCTAAATAGCTCCAAAGGGAACGCTTTCCTAAGTAGACACTACCTGGGTCCGAGCAGGAGTGAGCTGCAGGATGTAAGTGGGCAGACGTTGCCCCAAAGGAGGAGGTGCTCCAGGGTTCTGCTCCCCCTTGGGCAGATATGGCTGCCTCTGACTGCTATCTCAGAAGCTTCTAGAAGGGACAGTAACATTATGAGGGTGGCACAGTGTTGTCAGTGGAGGGTAGACTCCCAACACTAGTTAGGAAGCAAGGTAAGAGCCCTGAATGTGGACTGAAAGGCGATCATGCGGCCATCTCCCTCACCTCCATGTCCTGTCTCCCAGCCCATCTTCCAGTcttggaggccccagcagagttacGGGAGGTTCTACAAAGCCAAGGCTTGGCCTCGGGTGAGGGCATCCCTGACTCTGCAGCCCTATCACAACTGAGACCCTGCATGTAAGTGCTCGGATTTATCCCTGAAGCAGGTGGCTCACCAGCATGCCGCCCCTTCcgctcagctctgctcccaccccCTTGGGCGGATGTGGCTTCCCCTGACTTCCGCCTCAGAAGTTTCTGGAAGGTGAGGGTAGAGGGGTGCCGTCTGAAGTCTGTGGAGGATATAGTTCCACAACTGGTCAGGAGTCGGGTAAGCAACCTGAATTTGAGCTTCAGAGAGCCCCAGTGCTTcctgctccccccccccacccccacaaaaaAGGCGCTcgtcaaatgttttcattccgGCCCAGCTTTCAACCTTGGAAGAATCATGGCGCTGGCTTCTTCCTGGAAGTTTCTCAGAGGGGCCTGGGGTAGGGGCTGATAGGTAGGCAGCTGGCCAAATAGGTGTCCCCAAATGCTGTTTTTCTCACTAAAGGGGCAGGGGCAAGGGAGGGGCTAGTAGGCTGCCTGAGTCTGTTCTCAGCCCCACCGGAAGTGGCTTTGCAAGCTTCAGGAAGATGGGGATGGCACAGCGGAAGAGAGAGACCAGAAGAAAGTGGAATTTCAGTACGACACTGGTTAGGACCCTGAATGTACACTGAATGACCTGATTAGCGGCATATGATGGAGGGATGGCGCGGCCCCACCCCGTTCGGCTGCCCCTTTCAACCCTGGCTGCATGTCCCTGTGGAGCAGTGGTGGCCTTCAGCCTGGAGGGTTCTGGTAAGGGGAGAGTGCCATCTAAGATGGTATCCCTGGTTCGTCAGAGCACCAGAGACCTAGCCCTACAGGGATGGCTAGAGGGCAGTCACAGTCTGTCCCCTTCCGGGCATGCTCTCAGGGAGGAGGGGGCCGAGCCCAGCCGGAAGGGCCTGAGATGAGCTCTGGGGGCTCCAGTGTTGGTGGACAGCTCAAGAGCCACAGGGAACACAGGAAGGGTGGGAGCCACCTCTGGTCTCAGCAGCCTTCCTTGGGGGGCACAGGCTGAGGTTGCGGGAGAGGCCTCACTCATTTCCTCCACAGCACAGACACTAGAGCCGGCGGGGCCGGCCAACTGCAAGGCCAAGGGCTACTCAGCTCCTTTACAGGCTCTTCAGGAGCACGGGGGTCACCTGGTGGGTGGAGAGGGCTCACCTTCCCCTGTCATCCTCCTTCAGGTGTCTGTGGGCCCTGTCTCCAGCCAGTAGTCATGCCTCGTGGTCAGAAGAGTAAACTTCGCAACCGTGAGAAACGCCGCCAGGCTCGGGACCACAGTCAGGATCCCAAGGATGCTGAAGCCCTGGCAGCTGAGGAAGGCAAATCGCCATCCTGTTCCTCCCCTGTTGCTGGGCAGGTGGCCCCCAGCACTGCGGGCATCTCCCAGGGGTCTCAGGGAGCCGGAGAGGCCAATCCTGCTGCTGCATGCTCCAGTGCTGGTAAAGGTGGCAAGAATCGGGAGAAGGGAAACGGCAGGTGCACGCAAGTGCAGGCCCTCTCCCGGGGCCTGAAGAGAGACCCCAAGACCAAGAAGGTGGATGTGCtgatgcagctgctgctgcacaaATACAAGATGAAAGAGTCCATCCTCAAGGCGGATGTGCTGAGCATCGTGGGCAAGAAGTACAGGAAGCACTTCCCCGACATTCTGCGGAGAACCAGGGAGCGCATGGAGCTGGTCTTTGGCCTCGAGCTCAACGAATCCAGCCATGGTGACGAGTCCTACGATCTTGTCTGCAAGCTGGAGCTTTCCAGTAAAGAGTGTCTGGACGACGGCCGAGGTTTTCCCAAGACTGGGATCCTGCTGCCTCTTCTGGGCATGATCTTCGTGAATGGCCAGCATGTCAGTGAAGAGGACACCTGGGCATTCCTGAATATGTTGGGAGTGTATGATGGTAAGCCGCACTTCATCTTTGGGGAGCCCAGGAAGCTTATCACCAACGATCTGGTTAAGGAGAAGTACCTGGAATACGTCCAGGTGCCCAACAGTGATCCTCCACGTTATGAGTTTTCTTGGGGTCCAAAGGCCCATCTTGAGGTCAACAAGTTCAAAATCATGGAGTTTTTGGCCAAGGTCAAAGGTACTGCTCCCAGTAACTTCCAGTCCCAGTACGAGGTGGCTTTGAAAGAGGAGGAAGCGCGAGCCCAAGCCAAAAAATCAGGCAAGCATGGTGCTGCTAGCCCAGCTAGTGTCCCAGCCCGCCATGCACCCCAGCCCTAGGAGGAGCAGAGGCAGTCTTCATCTTGGGGACACAGAAGGGTTGCCCACCTTTTGAGCAGTGAGGGTTAAGGTAGAGGTAGAAGAAGCCGAAAGTGTCATGGTGTGTTCTGTTATTCACAAGTAACTTATAGCTTtacattttctcttgtttttgccagtatgttcttttaaaagtttatttagatTTAATCTGATTTTTTGCTGTTATGTCCACACAGTTGATGTGTGTCAACTTTAGTGCTTTGTAAAACAAGTTGCAAAACCTTGCATCTTTTACTGGGATGCAGTGCAAGAAAACATAGCTTTGGGAAAAGAAATTTACTTGAAAATGTATAAGAATTTGTGGTAAAATAGAGTCAAAAGATGGTGAAGAaacagtagaaaaagaaaaaatgtttttggtcTTTGGTTTTTCCTATTACTGTTAGTCAGTTGGTAAAAATAAAAGTCATGTTCTTAGAATATATCCCAGTTTGCTTATTAGCTTGTTCAAAGATGTAGGTGAAATTAAATCAACATAAATGAGAACTTGTGCTCATTGGCTCTTTTGTTCCCTAATCATGAATTGAGTATCTGCTTTTTGAGGGGCTCCATGCTACTTCTAGGGCTTAGTAGAGAAGATCTAGTCCCTGCCAGGAACACTGGAGAGTCCCAGCAGCCTGGGGGGCAATGCAAGGAAGGGCTGAAGACAGAGAGGATTCCAGATGGGGGACACTCAGTGGGATGACCAGGACAAGCTGGTTGGGACTTTGGGAAGTGACCAGCCACTTTGTGGCAGAGGATTTCAAGACCACCTGCCTTGGAGCCTAGGTGAGGCTGTCAGAAGGGTGAGCAGGGGCCAGACCCTGGGTGGCGGGGGGTGGTCTCAGAGAAGAGATTACATCCGCAATGGACACTTGCTGCTTCCTAACAGTTCCTTAGGAATGTGACAGAGGAGAGAAGCCCCGTCTGGGGCAGGATTGGAAGAGCTATTGGGCTCTGCCAGCGCAGGCACACACGGAGGTGTCTAAGAACAAGCACAACTCTGCTGTGTGACGGGACTTGGGGAGCCACCAGATACGCTCTCTTTGTCCTGGCCTGGGGAGCTGAATTAAGCAGGATTCTGCACAACACAGCAAAGTGTAAGTGAGGACTTGACTTCTGATGatggtgaatgaatgaaaatagagACAGGTTAAATGCAAAGGTAACCAGGAGGTACCAACTCTCCAATCATCACACCACACCCAGAAGCTTTACGGTGCTGGCAGCTAGGGCAGGCCAGATAACACCTGAGTCACAGGAGCAGCTAATGGAGAATACTACCTAGTCTTATTTACTAAGCAGGATTTTGgccaaattgttttgttttgctttacaaTGTTTCATATTCTCTGAcatctggctttttaaaaaaaagccttagTGGTACATGACTGGAATTTAAATAGCCATAACCACAAGAGCCATTTTACAAATCCCAGACTTGCCAGGCACTGTGTTACACCCATGGTATCTGTTCtgctcagccactaggccaccaggtCACCAGGCCATGTAGATGGGGCTTAGCATGCCTCGCCTGTTTATCACATGACAAACCCGAAGCTCACCGTTGGCTCATGTGTCTGAGTCCACACTGTTGGTAAACGATGCAACTGCTACTCAACCCTGAATCCATCAAGAACTCACATCAGCCAATTCCTCTTAGCCAGAGACACAACACATGTGTAGCAATTAACCTTTCTGTTCACTATGCTGAGAGGTAGCTCGTgcaatgaaaacaacaacaacagcaacaactgcGTAGACTACTGGTTTGGGATAGGGAGCGAGAGCAATATGAATGCCAAATGGGTTGGAAAAGAGGAATTAGCATTTAGCACGACAGTTgtgttgcttgggatgccagcatcgtgtatcagagtgcctggttaaGTCCTAATTCACTcaacttccactccagcttcctgctaaggtgcaccttgcaaggcaaggctaggctgtCATTGAGTCacttccaagtacttgggttcctgtcacccacatcagggGCCTGGATTGGGCTTTGACCTGAACCCAGCCCAAGGTATGGCAGTATTTGGGGCATAAACCAatagataggagagagagagagagagagtcagtcttcatttcaaatcaatgaaaataatttgcttaaaaatggcctggcatggtagcctagtggcggttaaactcctcgccttgcactcgctgggatcccttacggacagccccacttcctatccagctccctgctgtggcctgcgaaagcagtagaggatggtccaaagccttgggaccctgcacccacatgggagacctggaagaggctcctggctcctggctttggatcggctcagctccagccattgctgctgcttggggagtgaattatcagacacaAGATCatcttctccgtctctcctcctctctctatatctgactttccaatgaaaataaaataaatctttttttcaaaaaaatgagcCCAAGTGTTGACCAGAGTATCTCTTCAAAAGGAGAACTGTGCTGCTGTTAGTACTGGGAGCTCCAGGCTCGGTAGCCAGATGTGATAATGCCCCACATTTCCCCTCTGAGGTGGCAGGGGGTGAGAGAGCCTTATTTGACTACTTTTGGACTCAGGTCAGTTCCAAGCTGTTGGCATTATGTGTGCCCCTACCTTGGCCAGAGCTGTGAGCTGTGGTGTTCCTTTCCTTTCAGGGGATTCGAAGGCAGTGAGGCTCAGATGAGGCATCAGCAGAGGCCAGGGGCCCAGGCCCGACATGCTGAGTGTGCACTGAGCCCCCtacccaggccagcagggagagCCCCCACTACCAGCTCCTTTTGTCAACCCTGGGG is drawn from Ochotona princeps isolate mOchPri1 chromosome X, mOchPri1.hap1, whole genome shotgun sequence and contains these coding sequences:
- the MAGEB17 gene encoding melanoma-associated antigen B17 yields the protein MPRGQKSKLRNREKRRQARDHSQDPKDAEALAAEEGKSPSCSSPVAGQVAPSTAGISQGSQGAGEANPAAACSSAGKGGKNREKGNGRCTQVQALSRGLKRDPKTKKVDVLMQLLLHKYKMKESILKADVLSIVGKKYRKHFPDILRRTRERMELVFGLELNESSHGDESYDLVCKLELSSKECLDDGRGFPKTGILLPLLGMIFVNGQHVSEEDTWAFLNMLGVYDGKPHFIFGEPRKLITNDLVKEKYLEYVQVPNSDPPRYEFSWGPKAHLEVNKFKIMEFLAKVKGTAPSNFQSQYEVALKEEEARAQAKKSGKHGAASPASVPARHAPQP